One segment of Drosophila ananassae strain 14024-0371.13 chromosome 3R, ASM1763931v2, whole genome shotgun sequence DNA contains the following:
- the LOC116656025 gene encoding acidic leucine-rich nuclear phosphoprotein 32 family member B-like encodes MDLGDMNNVDEGYEDPEEQGTDENPYDIDAMKENMQPAEEPEQEDTENSTEDEQGDPQSDGSDSEEDVAGIESKPGQEDEDNGQEETGEEERKKNQRRRLLAESRKRRN; translated from the coding sequence ATGGACTTGGGCGACATGAACAACGTGGATGAGGGCTATGAAGATCCGGAAGAGCAGGGCACTGACGAGAATCCCTACGACATTGATGCCATGAAGGAGAACATGCAGCCAGCTGAAGAACCTGAACAGGAAGACACCGAGAATTCTACCGAGGATGAGCAAGGCGACCCCCAGAGTGATGGCAGCGACTCCGAGGAAGATGTCGCAGGCATTGAAAGCAAGCCAGGCCAGGAGGATGAAGACAACGGCCAAGAAGAAACTGGCGAAGAGGAGAGAAAGAAGAACCAGAGACGCAGACTCCTGGCGGAGTCGAGGAAGAGGCGCAACTAA
- the LOC6498567 gene encoding acylglycerol kinase, mitochondrial isoform X1: MNYLKVIRNNWKKCTFGAVATAYGFHSLKTHIEIEKHMRAFATDVQVNCQSDHLKKVLVVMNPVANKKKSEKFFKNYCEPILHLAGYSVEVLRTNQIGHAKSYIEEMATLPDAIVVAGGDGTSSEVVTGLMRRRGNLCPITILPLGRTVQAASKHFNLLGVKDIEYVKSLCQALEPMLKDKCKYQSVIRFDVINEEEGADNHLKPIFGLNGFSWGLLENIDSTKDKYWYFGPLRHYASAVSRSFADNLSLKTEYVYTPPCPGCVDCISEQREETAAPSGLFTRNIFKYKKNSTGPAKILVKNENCSNRIEGSIEANQININCTQNEENFSELESQFISSLKPGWEFIKKIPEITDSNVLPNLVLKSRTIQLYPTGELAADTFYSIDGEEYDARPIKVSVIPNAIKVFC, encoded by the exons ATGAACTATTTAAAAGTAATTAGAAATAATTGGAAAAAATGTACTTTCGGAGCAGTTGCCACGGCCTATGGCTTCCATTCGCTGAAAACGCACATTGA AATTGAGAAACATATGAGAGCGTTTGCCACAGATGTTCAGGTAAATTGTCAATCCGATCATCTGAAGAAGGTGCTTGTGGTCATGAATCCTGTGGCGAACAAAAAGAAGTCGGAGAAATTC TTCAAGAACTACTGTGAGCCGATTCTGCATTTAGCCGGGTATTCAGTGGAGGTGCTCCGGACCAACCAAATCGGTCATGCCAAGTCCTACATCGAGGAGATGGCGACACTGCCCGATGCCATTGTAGTGGCTGGAGGAGATGGCACATCGTCGGAGGTGGTGACAGGACTGATGCGTCGTCGCGGTAATTTGTGCCCGATCACGATTCTCCCACTGGGACGCACGGTTCAGGCCGCATCCAAGCACTTCAATCTCCTTGGGGTCAAGGATATCGAGTATGTCAAATCCCTTTGCCAAGCGCTGGAACCCATGCTCAAGGACAAGTGCAAGTACCAAAGTGTGATCCGATTTGATGTTATAAACGAGGAGGAAGGCGCCGACAACCATTTAAAGCCGATCTTTGGACTAAACGGCTTCTCGTGGGGCTTGCTGGAGAATATCGACTCTACAAAGGATAAGTATTGGTACTTTGGACCGCTTCGCCATTATGCTTCCGCCGTCTCACGATCGTTTGCTGATAACTTGAGTCTGAAGACTGAATATGTCTACACCCCACCCTGTCCTGGCTGTGTTGATTGCATTTCCGAGCAGCGCGAGGAAACCGCAGCTCCCTCGGGCCTGTTCACCAGAAACATTTTCAAGTACAAAAAGAACTCGACGGGACCGGCGAAAATTCTTGTAAAGAATGAGAACTGCAGCAACAGAATTGAAGGCAGCATTGAAGCCAATCAGATAAACATCAATTGCACGCAGAACGAGGAAAACTTTTCGGAGCTGGAAAGCCAGTTCATCAGTTCCCTAAAGCCGGGCTGGGAGTTCATTAAGAAAATACCTGAAATCACTGATAGTAACGTATTGCCGAATTTAGTTTTAAAGAGCCGGACAATCCAACTTTATCCGACCGGCGAACTGGCGGCTGATACGTTCTATTCCATTGATGGGGAGGAGTATGATGCTAGACCCATTAAGGTATCTGTTATTCCCAATGCTATTAAagttttttgttga
- the LOC6498563 gene encoding REPTOR-binding partner isoform X2 → MAEMECQSSKMSVTEETSTTRKECGKRGRKPGRKTSAEKLDIKAKLERSRQSARECRARKKLRYQYLEELVADREKAVVALRAELERVVNSME, encoded by the exons atggCAGAAATGGAGTGTCAAAGCAGCAAAATGTCAGTCACAGAGGAAACATCTACG acACGCAAAGAATGTGGAAAGCGAGGTCGAAAGCCTGGCAGAAAGACATCTGCAGAAAAATTGGATATAAAGGCCAAGCTTG AACGCAGCAGGCAAAGTGCTAGAGAATGCCGTGCCAGAAAGAAGTTGCGCTATCAGTACCTTGAAGAATTAGTTGCGGATCGAGAGAAGGCTGTAGTAGCTTTGCGGGCAGAACTGGAGCGCGTCG TTAATTCAATGGAGTAG
- the LOC6498564 gene encoding MOB kinase activator-like 3, translating into MALNGFLEFFQKGKTFRPKKPFASGTIRYSLHKQAQASLQSGINLRQVVRLPQGENLNDWLAVHVVDFFNRINLIYGTVAEYCNETTCPTMSGGSRYEYLWADGDLYKKPTALSAQKYIEHLMDWIESQINNEAVFPVSTDVPFPKNFSAISRKILTRLFRVFVHVYIHHFDRIVSIGAEAHVNACYKHFYYFVQEFEMISAKELEPLQEMTSRICKDKD; encoded by the exons ATGGCATTAAATGGGTTTTTAGAGTTCTTTCAAAAGGGCAAG ACCTTCAGGCCAAAGAAGCCGTTCGCATCAGGAACAATTCGTTACTCTCTTCACAAGCAGGCCCAG GCTAGTTTGCAATCGGGGATTAATTTGCGTCAAGTGGTTCGACTTCCGCAAGGGGAAAACCTCAACGACTGGCTGGCTGTGCATG TTGTGGACTTTTTTAATCGAATCAATCTCATATATGGTACTGTTGCGGAGTATTGTAATGAAACGACTTGTCCCACAATGTCTGGTGGCTCACGATATGAGTATCTTTGGGCCGATGGAGATCT ATATAAAAAACCAACAGCTCTCTCAgctcaaaaatatatagagcATCTAATGGACTGGATTGAATCTCAAATTAATAACGAAGCTGTGTTCCCTGTTTCAACCG ATGTTCCTTTCCCAAAAAACTTTTCTGCAATAAGTCGTAAGATTTTAACCCGGCTGTTTCGTGTTTTTGTTCATGTTTACATTCATCACTTTGACAGGATTGTGAGCATCGGTGCT GAAGCTCACGTTAATGCTTGTTACAAAcatttttactattttgtgCAAGAGTTCGAGATGATATCGGCCAAGGAGTTGGAGCCACTGCAAGAAATGACATCTAGAATTTGCAAAGACAAAGATTAG
- the LOC26514442 gene encoding protein trunk yields MKELKWLAICITLYAAAGSAQEETDYCAELSTQSLSKILGQAFNPRYMSIDPPGEPEEKSYQLGYKRSSYELPFYADSDVISVSNFAAWETNHFAVVGKKETPKSKSLRTRSVFMDRVSHSRIDGFKQRPWECSSRINWIDLGLNYFPRYIRSIECIAKKCWYDHFNCKPKSFTIKVLRRKTGSCIRINDKLILITAEKFKNDYTQLWIWEEIAVNFCCECVMLY; encoded by the coding sequence ATGAAAGAACTCAAATGGCTGGCTATTTGCATAACATTATACGCTGCCGCTGGATCGGCACAAGAGGAGACCGACTACTGTGCGGAGCTCTCTACCCAATCCTTGAGTAAAATTCTGGGACAGGCCTTCAATCCACGTTACATGAGCATCGATCCGCCTGGTGAGCCCGAAGAGAAGAGCTACCAGCTGGGCTACAAGCGATCATCGTACGAGTTGCCCTTCTACGCTGACAGCGATGTAATCTCCGTGAGCAACTTCGCCGCCTGGGAAACAAACCACTTTGCTGTGGTGGGAAAAAAGGAGACCCCAAAGAGCAAGAGTCTACGGACAAGAAGCGTCTTTATGGACCGTGTGAGTCATTCACGGATCGATGGATTCAAGCAGCGTCCCTGGGAGTGCTCGTCGAGGATTAACTGGATTGACTTAGGCTTAAATTACTTTCCACGCTATATCCGTTCCATCGAGTGTATTGCCAAAAAATGTTGGTACGATCACTTTAATTGCAAGCCAAAATCATTTACAATAAAAGTTCTGCGCCGTAAAACTGGCTCATGCATTCGAATAAACGATAAATTGATTTTGATCACCGCTGAGAAATTTAAGAATGATTATACGCAGCTATGGATTTGGGAGGAAATAGCAGTTAACTTTTGCTGTGAATGTGTCATGCTATATTGA
- the LOC6498565 gene encoding probable trafficking protein particle complex subunit 13 homolog, producing the protein MEMVDPDAHLVALKVMRLMRPTLVGLGPMVTCEPTDLVQRFNYTQESDGITGAGAETLAAGQVLLLPQSFGSIYLGETFSSYICVHNTTTHPVECVTVKADLQSNTSRINLSLHEHVKSPVVLAPGGTIDDVIRYEVKEIGTHILVCEVNYTTPAGFAQSLRKFFKFQVLKPLDVKTKFYNAEIDEIYLEAQIQNVTTSPFCLEKVELDSSEDYSVTPLNTLPNGESVFTVKHMLQPNNSCQFLYCIKPKADIAKDIDTLRQFNNVGKLDIVWRSNLGEKGRLQTSQLQRLPFECKTLRLEVMDAKNTIKIGTVFTFKCRVTNTSEQPMKLNVRMVSKFSPDSQYSGCADFMLDLLKSGESAEFPLSVCPSKLGLIKVSPLILTNTLQNEQFTIENVVDVFVVTSDYNNDPTTLQNKLIRYESAANCFTQKQVQLQVV; encoded by the exons ATGGAGATGGTTGACCCAGATGCACATTTGGTGGCCTTGAaag TTATGCGGCTTATGCGGCCCACTTTGGTGGGTCTGGGGCCAATGGTCACCTGTGAGCCCACGGATCTGGTCCAACGATTTAATTACACCCAAGAGAGCGACGGTATCACAGGGGCTGGTGCGGAAACCTTGGCTGCCGGTCAAGTGCTACTGTTGCCCCAATCCTTCGGGAGCATCTACCTAGGGGAAACATTTTCGAGCTATATTTGTGTCCACAACACCACGACGCATCCTGTGGAATGTGTCACCGTCAAGGCCGATCTACAATCTAACACTTCGCGCATTAATTTGTCCCTCCACGAGCATGTAAAGTCCCCGGTGGTACTGGCTCCAGGTGGCACCATTGATGACGTTATTCGTTACGAAGTTAAAGAAATCGGAACACACAT CCTTGTTTGCGAAGTGAATTACACAACTCCAGCTGGTTTCGCCCAATCTTTGAGGAAGTTTTTCAAGTTCCAAGTTCTTAAGCCGCTAGATGTAAAGACAAAGTTCTACAATGCTGAAATCGACGAAATATATTTGGAAGCCCAAATTCAGAACGTTACCACCAGTCCGTTCTGTCTTGAAAAGGTTGAATTGGACAGTTCCGAGGACTATTCAGTGACTCCGCTGAACACCCTGCCTAATGGGGAGTCTGTTTTTACAGTGAAACACATGTTGCAGCCCAACAACAGCTGTCAATTCCTTTACTGTATCAAG CCCAAAGCCGATATTGCAAAGGATATAGACACCCTGCGACAGTTTAATAATGTTGGCAAACTAGACATCGTGTGGCGGTCAAATCTTGGAGAAAAGGGCCGGCTCCAGACTAGTCAGCTGCAGCGATTG CCTTTTGAATGCAAAACTCTACGATTGGAAGTTATGGACGCAAAGAATACTATTAAAATCGGAACGGTGTTTACCTTTAAATGTCGGGTAACGAACACATCCGAACAACCAATGAAATTGAATGTTCGGATGGTCTCTAAATTTTCCCCTGATAGCCAATATTCGGGGTGTGCCGATTTTATGCTGGATCTACTAAAAAGTGGCGAGAGTGCCGAGTTTCCACTGTCCGTATGTCCATCGAAGTTGGGTCTTATTAAGGTTTCGCCATTGATATTGACGAATACCCTACAAAATGAACAGTTTACTATTGAGAATGTGGTCGATGTGTTTGTAGTAACCTCGGACTATAATAACGACCCAACCACTCTTCAAAATAAGTTAATTCGTTATGAAAGTGCTGCAAACTGCTTCACGCAAAAACAAGTTCAATTGCAAGTTGTGTAA
- the LOC6498563 gene encoding REPTOR-binding partner isoform X1, translating into MAEMECQSSKMSVTEETSTTRKECGKRGRKPGRKTSAEKLDIKAKLERSRQSARECRARKKLRYQYLEELVADREKAVVALRAELERLIQWSRQMSENDIPNNNDQLLKEIGILKQE; encoded by the exons atggCAGAAATGGAGTGTCAAAGCAGCAAAATGTCAGTCACAGAGGAAACATCTACG acACGCAAAGAATGTGGAAAGCGAGGTCGAAAGCCTGGCAGAAAGACATCTGCAGAAAAATTGGATATAAAGGCCAAGCTTG AACGCAGCAGGCAAAGTGCTAGAGAATGCCGTGCCAGAAAGAAGTTGCGCTATCAGTACCTTGAAGAATTAGTTGCGGATCGAGAGAAGGCTGTAGTAGCTTTGCGGGCAGAACTGGAGCGC TTAATTCAATGGAGTAGACAAATGAGTGAAAATGACATCCCAAACAACAATGACCAGTTGCTTAAAGAAATAGGAATTCTTAAACAAGAATAA
- the LOC6496952 gene encoding phosphatidylinositol 3,4,5-trisphosphate 3-phosphatase and dual-specificity protein phosphatase PTEN isoform X1 translates to MANTISLMSNVIRNVVSKKRIRYKEKGYDLDLTYIYENIIAMGYPAPDIVEGMFRNRLEDVYKFLEENHGRHYKIYNLCLEKNYDISKFNGRVASFLFEDHNPPTIELMQRFCKDVDLWLKADSSNVVAVHCKAGKGRTGTMICAYLLYSGLQKSADEALAWYDEKRTKDLKGVTIPSQRRYVQYFFKLLCSSVPYSKITLNVCEIRFSESSYLQNLGMVECSVSELHDSATENAKPHRLKTWPIDFQKSFVLSLSLEVAGDIKFELVQKSSPKKKICHFWLNTFFVKNLSICESDGRVNKYTQILNKSEIDDLHKGREHKSFSEDFKISISFEAVNCCNDVQAEASKKEKNDVLNFERNDYDSLSSNRFLENNVLTAIVNDNTSKSQTIEPLDHKDIVTKIQNDTSTNSKNTSTASKRKQPNSKPLLSSLNDSTKEEIKKNHIFNQPSIKNTDLITWQNSEVHITSDTRSINENKNINYNSYITCKQSSPKFNCGTEEGEEDWESGESTYL, encoded by the exons ATGGCAAACACCATTTCACTAATGTCTAACGTGATACGCAATGTAGTGAGCAAAAAACGTATACGATACAAAGAAAAAGGATACGACTTGGATCTTACGT ATATTTACGAAAACATAATTGCCATGGGCTATCCAGCTCCAGATATAGTAGAGGGAATGTTCAGAAACCGTCTAGAAGATGTCTATAAGTTCTTGGAAGAAAATCATGGCCGACATTACAAAATATACAACCTATGCTTAGAAAAGAATTATGACATCAGTAAATTTAATGGG AGAGTGGCCTCCTTTCTTTTCGAAGACCATAATCCGCCAACGATCGAGTTGATGCAACGATTTTGCAAGGATGTTGATCTGTGGCTGAAGGCAGATTCCTCAAACGTCGTAGCTGTGCATTGTAAAGCTGGCAAAGGAAGAACCG GTACCATGATTTGCGCATATTTACTGTACAGTGGACTACAAAAATCTGCTGATGAGGCATTAGCCTGGTATGATGAGAAACGTACAAAGGATCTAAAGGGAGTGACAATCCCATCTCAGCGTCGATATGTTcagtattttttcaaactacttTGTTCAAGTGTTCCATATTCGAAAATAACCCTTAAC GTCTGTGAAATACGATTCTCTGAGTCCAGTTATCTTCAAAACTTAGGCATGGTAGAGTGTTCAGTATCCGAATTACACGACTCAGCAACAGAAAATGCCAAGCCACAT aGACTGAAAACCTGGCCGATTGATTTTCAGAAATCATTTGTATTGTCGTTGTCATTGGAAGTTGCTGGAGACATTAAATTTGAACTTGTACAAAAGTCTtcgccgaaaaaaaaaatttgtcatTTTTGGCTCAATACATTTTTCGTCAAAAATTTATCAA tTTGTGAATCCGATGGAAGAGTAAATAAATATACACAAATCTTGAATAAATCGGAGATCGATGATTTACATAAAGGCAGAGAACATAAATCGTTTTCAGAGGATTTCAAG atttcaaTCTCATTCGAGGCAGTTAATTGTTGCAATGATGTTCAAGCTGAAGCttctaaaaaagaaaaaaatgacgttttaaattttgaaagaaATGATTATGACAGTTTATCATCAAACCGTTTTCTTGAAAATAATGTCTTAACTGCGATCGTCAATGATAATACATCGAAAAGTCAAACAATAGAACCCTTGGATCATAAGGATATAGTT ACTAAAATTCAAAACGACACATCAACCaattcaaaaaatacttcGACTGCGTCTAAACGCAAACAGCCTAATAGTAAACCTCTTTTATCAAGCTTGAATGATTCCACAAaagaggaaataaaaaaaaatcatatatttAATCAACCGTCCATTAAAAACACTGATTTAATCACATGGCAGAATAGTGAAGTTCATATCACCTCTGACACTCGAAgtataaatgaaaataagaACATCAATTACAATTCATACATCACATGTAAACAATCCTCCCCAAAATTCAACTGTGGTACCGAAGAAGGCGAGGAAGATTGGGAATCCG gTGAATCAACATACCTGTAA
- the LOC6496951 gene encoding RNA-binding protein Rsf1 — MTSMGDQRGTRVYVGNLTDKVKKDDLEGEFTKYGKLNSVWIAFNPPGFAFVEFEHRDDAEKACDILNGSELLGSQLRVEISKGRPRQGRRGGPGDRGRRGDFGRHSITSSSSNGFRQRGSSGSGGRHGERSYSSGRSGGGYSGRDGGGSSFNRREVYGGGRDSGRYSSGSSTSYGRSGGQGGRFRSRSPVGNHRF; from the coding sequence ATGACTAGTATGGGCGACCAGCGTGGGACTAGAGTGTATGTCGGCAACCTGACCGACAAAGTAAAGAAGGACGATCTAGAAGGGGAGTTTACAAAGTACGGGAAGCTGAATTCAGTGTGGATCGCCTTCAACCCCCCGGGTTTTGCCTTTGTGGAGTTCGAGCATCGTGATGATGCCGAAAAGGCGTGCGACATACTGAATGGGTCCGAACTTTTGGGCTCCCAGTTACGAGTGGAGATATCCAAGGGCCGTCCACGCCAAGGTAGGCGCGGTGGTCCTGGTGACCGCGGCCGGCGCGGCGATTTCGGCCGGCACAGTATAACTAGCAGTAGCAGCAACGGATTCAGACAGCGCGGATCCAGCGGATCCGGTGGCCGCCACGGCGAACGGAGCTACAGCTCTGGTCGTTCTGGAGGTGGCTACAGTGGCAGAGACGGCGGAGGCAGCAGCTTTAATCGTCGTGAAGTGTATGGAGGAGGACGCGACAGCGGCCGCTACAGCAGCGGAAGCAGCACTAGCTATGGTCGCTCTGGTGGACAAGGAGGACGTTTCAGGTCTCGCTCGCCGGTTGGAAATCATCGCTTCTAA
- the LOC6498567 gene encoding acylglycerol kinase, mitochondrial isoform X2, translated as MATLPDAIVVAGGDGTSSEVVTGLMRRRGNLCPITILPLGRTVQAASKHFNLLGVKDIEYVKSLCQALEPMLKDKCKYQSVIRFDVINEEEGADNHLKPIFGLNGFSWGLLENIDSTKDKYWYFGPLRHYASAVSRSFADNLSLKTEYVYTPPCPGCVDCISEQREETAAPSGLFTRNIFKYKKNSTGPAKILVKNENCSNRIEGSIEANQININCTQNEENFSELESQFISSLKPGWEFIKKIPEITDSNVLPNLVLKSRTIQLYPTGELAADTFYSIDGEEYDARPIKVSVIPNAIKVFC; from the coding sequence ATGGCGACACTGCCCGATGCCATTGTAGTGGCTGGAGGAGATGGCACATCGTCGGAGGTGGTGACAGGACTGATGCGTCGTCGCGGTAATTTGTGCCCGATCACGATTCTCCCACTGGGACGCACGGTTCAGGCCGCATCCAAGCACTTCAATCTCCTTGGGGTCAAGGATATCGAGTATGTCAAATCCCTTTGCCAAGCGCTGGAACCCATGCTCAAGGACAAGTGCAAGTACCAAAGTGTGATCCGATTTGATGTTATAAACGAGGAGGAAGGCGCCGACAACCATTTAAAGCCGATCTTTGGACTAAACGGCTTCTCGTGGGGCTTGCTGGAGAATATCGACTCTACAAAGGATAAGTATTGGTACTTTGGACCGCTTCGCCATTATGCTTCCGCCGTCTCACGATCGTTTGCTGATAACTTGAGTCTGAAGACTGAATATGTCTACACCCCACCCTGTCCTGGCTGTGTTGATTGCATTTCCGAGCAGCGCGAGGAAACCGCAGCTCCCTCGGGCCTGTTCACCAGAAACATTTTCAAGTACAAAAAGAACTCGACGGGACCGGCGAAAATTCTTGTAAAGAATGAGAACTGCAGCAACAGAATTGAAGGCAGCATTGAAGCCAATCAGATAAACATCAATTGCACGCAGAACGAGGAAAACTTTTCGGAGCTGGAAAGCCAGTTCATCAGTTCCCTAAAGCCGGGCTGGGAGTTCATTAAGAAAATACCTGAAATCACTGATAGTAACGTATTGCCGAATTTAGTTTTAAAGAGCCGGACAATCCAACTTTATCCGACCGGCGAACTGGCGGCTGATACGTTCTATTCCATTGATGGGGAGGAGTATGATGCTAGACCCATTAAGGTATCTGTTATTCCCAATGCTATTAAagttttttgttga
- the LOC6496952 gene encoding phosphatidylinositol 3,4,5-trisphosphate 3-phosphatase and dual-specificity protein phosphatase PTEN isoform X2 encodes MANTISLMSNVIRNVVSKKRIRYKEKGYDLDLTYIYENIIAMGYPAPDIVEGMFRNRLEDVYKFLEENHGRHYKIYNLCLEKNYDISKFNGRVASFLFEDHNPPTIELMQRFCKDVDLWLKADSSNVVAVHCKAGKGRTGTMICAYLLYSGLQKSADEALAWYDEKRTKDLKGVTIPSQRRYVQYFFKLLCSSVPYSKITLNVCEIRFSESSYLQNLGMVECSVSELHDSATENAKPHRLKTWPIDFQKSFVLSLSLEVAGDIKFELVQKSSPKKKICHFWLNTFFVKNLSICESDGRVNKYTQILNKSEIDDLHKGREHKSFSEDFKISISFEAVNCCNDVQAEASKKEKNDVLNFERNDYDSLSSNRFLENNVLTAIVNDNTSKSQTIEPLDHKDIVVNQHTCNQCLPTYNSW; translated from the exons ATGGCAAACACCATTTCACTAATGTCTAACGTGATACGCAATGTAGTGAGCAAAAAACGTATACGATACAAAGAAAAAGGATACGACTTGGATCTTACGT ATATTTACGAAAACATAATTGCCATGGGCTATCCAGCTCCAGATATAGTAGAGGGAATGTTCAGAAACCGTCTAGAAGATGTCTATAAGTTCTTGGAAGAAAATCATGGCCGACATTACAAAATATACAACCTATGCTTAGAAAAGAATTATGACATCAGTAAATTTAATGGG AGAGTGGCCTCCTTTCTTTTCGAAGACCATAATCCGCCAACGATCGAGTTGATGCAACGATTTTGCAAGGATGTTGATCTGTGGCTGAAGGCAGATTCCTCAAACGTCGTAGCTGTGCATTGTAAAGCTGGCAAAGGAAGAACCG GTACCATGATTTGCGCATATTTACTGTACAGTGGACTACAAAAATCTGCTGATGAGGCATTAGCCTGGTATGATGAGAAACGTACAAAGGATCTAAAGGGAGTGACAATCCCATCTCAGCGTCGATATGTTcagtattttttcaaactacttTGTTCAAGTGTTCCATATTCGAAAATAACCCTTAAC GTCTGTGAAATACGATTCTCTGAGTCCAGTTATCTTCAAAACTTAGGCATGGTAGAGTGTTCAGTATCCGAATTACACGACTCAGCAACAGAAAATGCCAAGCCACAT aGACTGAAAACCTGGCCGATTGATTTTCAGAAATCATTTGTATTGTCGTTGTCATTGGAAGTTGCTGGAGACATTAAATTTGAACTTGTACAAAAGTCTtcgccgaaaaaaaaaatttgtcatTTTTGGCTCAATACATTTTTCGTCAAAAATTTATCAA tTTGTGAATCCGATGGAAGAGTAAATAAATATACACAAATCTTGAATAAATCGGAGATCGATGATTTACATAAAGGCAGAGAACATAAATCGTTTTCAGAGGATTTCAAG atttcaaTCTCATTCGAGGCAGTTAATTGTTGCAATGATGTTCAAGCTGAAGCttctaaaaaagaaaaaaatgacgttttaaattttgaaagaaATGATTATGACAGTTTATCATCAAACCGTTTTCTTGAAAATAATGTCTTAACTGCGATCGTCAATGATAATACATCGAAAAGTCAAACAATAGAACCCTTGGATCATAAGGATATAGTT gTGAATCAACATACCTGTAATCAATGCTTACCGACTTATAATTCTTGGTGA
- the LOC6498566 gene encoding probable transcriptional regulatory protein Tlet_1011, translating to MLRNVCFFSSNFGKCVFQTTFSVRGMAGHSKWANIKHTKALKDGARATLFAKLSRQIRMAIQEGNSADPAINSLLRTEIDRALKQNMPSGTIQNTLNKFKTSKVQLKKCRFDIRYKRNVYLICVLYTDNFSGVKMDATAMIKKSGGEFMDVGHLFEDFGLVQAKFDTSKLDGSSLEDKATNDAIEFGAEEIEVVDNQQGVVNFLCSPVVLKSLANSLSKNGYNIDSSEHIYSPMNPVQLSAEDQKAYDVFLEKLRNIPGLEDIYDNVE from the exons ATGTTACGaaatgtttgctttttttcctCGAACTTTGGAAAATGTGTTTTTCAAACCACATTCTCCGTTCGAGGCATGGCGGGCCATTCAAAATGGGCCAACATCAAGCACACCAAAGCACTGAAGGATGGAGCAAGGGCCACTCTTTTCGCAAAACTTTCGAGGCAAATCCGCATGGCCATTCAGGAAGGAAACTCTGCCGATCCTGCAATAAACTCCCTTCTGAGGACTGAAATTGATCGAGCCTTGAAACAAAACATGCCCAGCGGTACGATACAAAATAcgctaaacaaattcaaaaccAGTAAGGTTCAACTGAAGAAGTGCCGGTTCGACATCCGATACAAAAGAAACGTATACTTGATATGTGTTCTTTATACGGATAACTTTTCTGGAGTTAAAATGGATGCGACGGCGATGATAAAGAAATCTGG AGGTGAATTCATGGATGTTGGGCATCTGTTTGAGGATTTTGGATTAGTACAAGCCAAGTTTGATACATCTAAGCTGGACGGATCAAGCCTGGAAGATAAAGCCACTAATGATGCCATCGAGTTCGGTGCGGAAGAGATTGAAGTTGTTGATAACCAACAAGGAGTagtaaat TTTTTATGTAGCCCCGTTGTTTTAAAAAGTTTAGCAAATAGCTTATCTAAAAATGGATATAATATCGACAGTAGTGAACACATATACTCACCAATG aaTCCAGTGCAATTGTCAGCAGAAGACCAAAAAGCCTATGATGTGTTCCTAGAGAAACTTAGAAATATCCCTGGTTTAGAAGATATTTATGACAAtgttgaataa